A DNA window from Brassica napus cultivar Da-Ae chromosome C1, Da-Ae, whole genome shotgun sequence contains the following coding sequences:
- the LOC106376344 gene encoding glycine-rich domain-containing protein 1-like isoform X3 has product MSLGRSEFADGVAARSLSEISELDAVRIGADIVSAARRLIVLLRSIGDCQWLHHPPVISEAIRRYDELWMPLISDLTVGSKPPIILPPLDVEWVWFCHSLNPVSYRDYCQKRFSKLIGKPAIYDEENEDYAVSQCEKIWIRRYPDESFENRVDADSPEIASSANEDIKTEVEKQRFLWEKFSAPYMSETVYLIAARLRYKGFLLILHKFKDEISRLVPASDILLMWLTHQSYPTIYTEDVGEMLEEMMRKVVRNGEAVEKSEVETTKKLWNRYFNQPYVKAGGELTVIANESPQRNNTMFYWPVSDIDVNTAYKSIRPRFVLELCIFIRLNPKAEQNESSFLRLRVARCHRKLQLDKKLTDLSRDGSWQKGWHIYCEFGTQGVVLESHCDRIRRGICFRKRKPEEMIAFLWNDLLRAHSLASGRFLGKQVSVFASVTPPVQAPYLLRFVPDRVTDDSGAMISDSIQRTNNFRPQEGRWLTRTVLDHAGRECFVIRIRVGKGVFKRVGEVPSPVKSEERITEIRVGSWSYVEGSIGKAPVQ; this is encoded by the exons ATGTCGTTAGGACGATCGGAGTTCGCTGATGGCGTGGCGGCACGGAGCCTAAGCGAGATTTCAGAGCTTGATGCCGTAAGAATCGGAGCTGATATTGTATCGGCGGCGAGACGTCTCATCGTGCTCTTAAGATCCATCGGAGACTGTCAATGGCTTCATCACCCACCAGTCATTTCCGAAGCTATCAGACG GTACGATGAGCTGTGGATGCCGTTGATTTCTGATCTAACGGTTGGTTCTAAGCCTCCGATAATTCTACCTCCTCTTGATGTTGAATGGGTTTGGTTTTGTCATTCCTTGAATCCA GTAAGTTACAGAGACTACTGTCAAAAGAGATTCTCAAAACTTATAGGAAAACCCGCGATTTACGATGAAGAGAACGAGGATTATGCGGTTTCACAGTGCGAAAAAATCTGGATTAGGAGATACCCAGATGAGAGTTTTGAAAACAGAGTTGATGCCGACTCTCCTGAGATTGCTTCATCAGCTAATGAAGATATCAAAACTGAAGTAGAGAAACAGAGGTTTCTCTGGGAGAAGTTTTCAGCACCTTACATGTCTGAAACCGTTTACTTGATCGCTGCTAGGTTACGGTACAAAGGTTTCTTGCTGATTCTACACAAGTTCAAAGACGAGATTTCTCGTCTTGTTCCAGCTTCAGATATACTACTCATGTGGCTCACTCACCAG AGCTACCCGACGATATATACAGAAGATGTTGGTGAAATGTTGGAAGAGATGATGAGGAAAGTGGTTCGAAATGGAGAGGCAGTTGAGAAGAGTGAAGtggaaacaacaaaaaaactttgGAATAGATATTTTAATCAACCATATGTAAAAGCAGGCGGCGAATTGACTGTAATAGCGAACGAGTCTCCTCAAAGAAACAACACAATGTTTTATTGGCCTGTTTCTGATATAGATGTTAACACCGCGTATAAGTCCATCCGACCAAGATTTGTCCTAGAA ttatgtatatttataaggCTGAATCCAAAGGCAGAGCAGAATGagtcgagttttcttcgtctgAGAGTTGCTAGATGTCATCGGAAGCTTCAACTTGATAAGAAACTAACTGATCTTTCCCGCGATGGTTCGTGGCAAAAGGGGTGGCATATATACTGCGAGTTTGGAACACAAGGAGTAGTTTTGGAATCTCATTGTGACCGTATTCGTCGTGGGATTTGCTTCAGAAAGAGAAAACCGGAAGAGATGATAGCCTTTCTGTGGAATGATCTGCTAAGAGCGCATTCTCTAGCGTCGGGTAGGTTTCTAGGGAAGCAAGTGAGTGTGTTCGCTTCGGTTACTCCTCCAGTTCAAGCGCCGTATTTGCTGAGATTTGTACCGGATAGAGTTACGGATGATTCAGGTGCTATGATATCTGATTCAATTCAAAGAACAAACAACTTCAGGCCTCAAGAAGGAAGATGGCTTACTCGAACCGTTCTTGATCATGCTGGGCGTGAATGTTTTGTCATCCGTATCCG AGTCGGGAAGGGAGTGTTTAAACGCGTTGGTGAAGTTCCATCCCCGGTGAAATCAGAGGAGAGGATAACAGAGATACGAGTAGGTTCCTGGTCGTATGTCGAGGGTTCAATCGGGAAAGCTCCAG